GCCTGATAAAggcaaatattattaaaacgTTGAAATGTTAATGGGGTGTGCATGCATGTACGTACGTGCGCGCGCGCGCATAAAATGAAGGTCAGAAAAAACGGATACGGCAATAAAAGGGAATAAAATAAtcccatattttttatttcttttttaagcattttttaataataaaggaaCTTTTGGTTTTACCTTGGCCTTCGTAAATTTTGGCATATACTTAACAGTAGCTGCAGCGTTCGCTGGTGTAGTGGTGGGTTTATTGGTTGGTTTACTGGCCGCTGCTTGATGTGAAGGACAACCGTTACTCACTATTTCTTTGACTCCTTCCTTTTCGTTTTTTAATTCCGTTTTATCAAAGAAtacttctaaattttttggTATCAAAGCAACTTTCCCCTTTAGGAATAGAGGAGTATTATTTAAAGGTAAACCATGATCTTCTTcgtcatttaaaatattctcttgtaatatttcaaaattttcaaagTTATCCCAAGTAGCAGGTAATTTTAATGATGCATTTACTTGTCGCAAGTCATTGTCTAACATGTCAAGAACACAATGTTGTTCTTCAATAAGTTTTTCTAATTCTCTACATGAGAAAAGCATACTAATGATATCATTCTGATCGTTGTTAGGTATTTTCGAAAAATTCATTGATAAATCAAATAGGTTTTCgtgcttattttttttcggTAAAAACAAATGCGCAATATCATCTAAACGttgcttttgttttttccttacAACAGGAGTTTCATCATCTATCGAATTGTTATTATCTATCGTTTGTTCTTCTTCTTTcctatttaaatattcatttgcCCATTTTAGTTtctcttttaaatattctattttataatttttgtatatatcatCATAATCGAAATTATACTTGTCTtcaatgcttttttttttattatgcccatcttttctttttattttttccccctttattaatttatcacTATTTTTTCGGAGCAAATAATTGTAGCGACCCTCGTTATCATATGCAGTTCCGTCTGCACATCTGCACTCACTTCTTTGATTATAGCTATAGAAACTTTCCTCGTCGCTGTAACCGCTTCCCTCCTCCTCGACATACTTAGTGTTATCCTTGCATTTGTACGTATCTTCACTTTCGCATTTATCTGTGTTCTCTTCTTTATAATAACTATAATTGCAATGTTCAAGGACTCCTCTACAATTGTTTAACCTGTGCTCGATATCATACCACTTAGAATTCCCAATGTATTTGTTATTACTTCTATTTTTGCTTCTATtgctgtttttattttttttcattttttctttttttttttcttttacttttttttttttttttttctttttttcttcttcctctGCTCTTAGCTCCTCCAAAGTTATATCAcagtttaaatatttttcatcttcACTACTCCATTCAACTCCATTTCTAAACTGTAAAGGTTTCAGATGACCAGCAGCCACCATTATGCTATTGTTGTTTGtacctttttccttttttcgtccgtttacatatttttcatttttgctcTTTTCCTTACCCTTATTAGTGCTAATTTGTTCATTCCATCTTTTGTTTTCTAATGAGTACATTCCAGTATTTGTGTCGTTATATGTTGgatcatatatacatacaggTATATACGGAACATTTgggtaaaaaaaagagggcCCCCTTTGCTCGTTTCCATTCATCATCGtcatcattatattattactattaccatAATTATCGATAGTGCTAAAATTGTAAGGAGGAAAGTTCATCATATGGGTGCAATTTCCAAATGGTGATAATGCATACGATTGCACGGTGTTCCTATGAGTGTCTTCTccgaaatattttttttcgcttTGATTCTGTGGAGTTTTATCTAAAGCAGAAATAGAAATAGGAGGTCCTGTCACTTTACCTACATAATTTCCATCATATCTTGaaaatgcatttatataatgtgtATTATGTAGTAGTTTACTTTCTTTAAAGGTTGACAATGGTCCGATAGGCATTTCGTCTTCTGGTAATCCAACCATTGtactgtttttatttatcttgTTAATATGCTCCTCATACCTATTCTCCCCcgttttgttaatattaatgtttGTAACTGTTTTGTTCTCATTTTTATATCCTTTTAATGAAGTATTAGATCTAATTTTCATTATGCTGTTATTTGCTATCTTATGtggtatttctttttttatgtttaacaATACATCTTTTGACAAttcttttgaaaataatttactgTATTTACTTGTAAACGAACTTGCTTCTACATAGGGGTGAACTGCCTTTTTAGATTTTTCATTTACGCAATGGGGCAGTAACTTTGTTTTTCCTACAGTCTTAGAAGAAGGGCTATTTGACTTTAAACTTTTGGACTTGAACGCTTGACTCTTTAATTTAGCAAGGATGTTAACTTTTTCAAAGTATTTGTTTTTGCCTAATGTGCCCCTTCTCGGGGGTTCACCGCTGGAGTTATTACCGTTACTTCCATAATTATTGTCGTTATCATCGTTATCATCGTTATCATCGTTATCATCGTTATCGTCGTTATCATCGTTATCATCGTTATCGTCGTTATCATCGTTATCGTCGTTATTGTCGTTATCGTCGTTATTGTCGTTATCGTCGTTATTGTAGTTATCGTTGttatcatcattatcatCGTTATTATCATCTTTATCCTTGTTATCGTCATTATAATCATCCTTATCGCTCTCCCTCGTGTTGGTGTTACCACTTCCTTCGTCATATTGCTCTTCGCCTGAATCATAGAACGGGCTATTTTTTGGTGTGTTTTTCCCATATATCTTTGATTTTGTGGACATCATTTTACCTCCCAgtccttttttgtttttatccTGTTTATTCAGTACCTCTAACAGACTTACCTTAGGTTtcatttctttaaattttaattctgGTATTTTTACCTTTGGTTTTAGTACTTTTGTTTTTGCTTCTGTCATTTTGGACATTGATTTTGTCGTTTTTAGTTTTGGCAACATTTGTTTAAACTTGATGTCCAGTGCTTTAAATTTTGGACCAGGAGTTTTTATCTTCGACATGATTTCTTCCTTTGGTTTCAATTGagatatttccatttttgatTTCATTTGGCTACTTTCACTATTGCTATCGTTgcctttcttttcttctattCTGCTTTTTTGAAGAATTGCTGCAATgttattaaacaaaatacaaATAGAGTGAGAAAtacagaaaaattattataaatataaaaaattaaataaaagttttaCTTTCTTATGTgtgtgataaaaaaaaaaaattagctcCATTTTTGTGCAGTTGCTTGATAATATgcatttgtaaaaaatattatgaacgCTTACGTGCTAATttccctttattttttaatagggAAGATGGGTTTATAAAGGACTTCACCGATTTCGTTAAGGGCATGTCCTTTTTGCTGACTTGTGCAGGCGGTTTTAAATTCATTCTCTTCCTTTCCCAAACATTACAatgtgaaaaattaaaaaaaaaaataaaataataaatgggaggaaaaggaaaaatataaaataatattatgcaAAGTAATGCAATGGAAGAAGACGACAGAGTAATATGATGGacaaaataatgaatgaCTAGCGACAAGTAACGAGTGAAgtgcaaaaaattaaaaagacaGTTTAGCGGAATATTGAAAAAGCGTTAAACAGCTATGTCTATAAAAACCAGTTTTTAAAAGTgcctaaaatttttttttttattatttctgtCTATAAATGTACccatgtatgtgtatatatatgcatatatgtacaattaagcgtattatcaaaattttaagcgtttaacaaaaatataaaaaaaaaatttatactcCTATATGTATAGGATATAAACAATTTCCATCTTCATTTccttaaattattatgaatatgagttgaaaatttatgaatctgttcatatttttattttccatttcaAGTTGTTGCATCCTTTTATGTGCACacacaaaaaagaaaaaaaagcaaaaaaaaaaaaaacatgtacCATTCTGAACGGTGCATAAtaaatagaacaaaaaaataaaataataataaaaattaaaataaaatttaacacAGCATAACATAACGTAAGCATGAATATGAAGGTAATATAAACGTTAGTATGAAGGTAATATAAACGGAaacataaaaacaatataaatgtaaaagtaatataaatgtaaatataaaagcgAACGTAAATACAAACAAACATTACTTAGCAACagttgttataaaaaaaaaaaatcgccaaaaaaaggaaaatagggaaataggaaaaaaggaaaataagaaattaagaaaataataaaacaggaaaatataaaagtaggaaaatataaaagtagga
The sequence above is drawn from the Plasmodium malariae genome assembly, chromosome: 5 genome and encodes:
- the PmUG01_05032500 gene encoding conserved Plasmodium protein, unknown function, producing MNLKPPAQVSKKDMPLTKSVKSFINPSSLLKNKGKLAPILQKSRIEEKKGNDSNSESSQMKSKMEISQLKPKEEIMSKIKTPGPKFKALDIKFKQMLPKLKTTKSMSKMTEAKTKVLKPKVKIPELKFKEMKPKVSLLEVLNKQDKNKKGLGGKMMSTKSKIYGKNTPKNSPFYDSGEEQYDEGSGNTNTRESDKDDYNDDNKDKDDNNDDNDDNNDNYNNDDNDNNDDNDNNDDNDDNDDNDDNDDNDDNDDNDDNDDNDDNDNNYGSNGNNSSGEPPRRGTLGKNKYFEKVNILAKLKSQAFKSKSLKSNSPSSKTVGKTKLLPHCVNEKSKKAVHPYVEASSFTSKYSKLFSKELSKDVLLNIKKEIPHKIANNSIMKIRSNTSLKGYKNENKTVTNININKTGENRYEEHINKINKNSTMVGLPEDEMPIGPLSTFKESKLLHNTHYINAFSRYDGNYVGKVTGPPISISALDKTPQNQSEKKYFGEDTHRNTVQSYALSPFGNCTHMMNFPPYNFSTIDNYGNSNNIMMTMMNGNEQRGPSFFYPNVPYIPVCIYDPTYNDTNTGMYSLENKRWNEQISTNKGKEKSKNEKYVNGRKKEKGTNNNSIMVAAGHLKPLQFRNGVEWSSEDEKYLNCDITLEELRAEEEEKKKKKKKKVKEKKKEKMKKNKNSNRSKNRSNNKYIGNSKWYDIEHRLNNCRGVLEHCNYSYYKEENTDKCESEDTYKCKDNTKYVEEEGSGYSDEESFYSYNQRSECRCADGTAYDNEGRYNYLLRKNSDKLIKGEKIKRKDGHNKKKSIEDKYNFDYDDIYKNYKIEYLKEKLKWANEYLNRKEEEQTIDNNNSIDDETPVVRKKQKQRLDDIAHLFLPKKNKHENLFDLSMNFSKIPNNDQNDIISMLFSCRELEKLIEEQHCVLDMLDNDLRQVNASLKLPATWDNFENFEILQENILNDEEDHGLPLNNTPLFLKGKVALIPKNLEVFFDKTELKNEKEGVKEIVSNGCPSHQAAASKPTNKPTTTPANAAATVKYMPKFTKAKVKPKVPLLLKNA